AGCATACCGAATCATGAAGGGCGAGATCATTGTAGCGGAGGCGGTCTCCCTCAATCAGGACGGCACCTTTTCCCTCCTCCGGGGCGGCATCGATCGGGTTTGGCCCCCCGCGGAGGGACGGCCCATCGTCTTCCGTGGAGGACTCGTCTTTCGCATGGTCGCCGGGCCGACCGAGCTGCGACGCCACGAATTCCGAATTCTATTCGTCAATGAAGACGGCAAGCCTTTCGCGCCCGAGATTAGCGGGAACGTGGACTTCACCACTCCCGGAGGGGCCGTTATGGCCCTCGGGGAGCTGCAGCTTATATTTCCCAAACCCGGAAGATATGTGATCGCCGCTCACGTCGATCAGCAGGAGATCGCATCGTATACCTTGACCGCTCTGGAGTCGCCTCCCAAAAAGTGAGGATGCCCATGCACCATGCGGAAAAGAACAAAGTGACTCTGCGAAAGCGGCATGAGGCGGCCCCGCCGGAGCCGACGTGGGGCTATTGCCTCGAGGAGCCGGCCGTTCGGATCCAAGAGGCCCCCGCCGCTGCGGCCCCCGTGCAGGTTGAGCCCGCCCCCTCAAAAGTGGCACAAGGTGGAATTCTCATCACGGAAGCCGTCGTCATGCCTTTGTCCGAATGGGAACACCGGCAACGGGTTGAGGCCGCCCTGGAAGAGACCAACCGGCTTTACGGCGATATGCTCCGCCGTCTGGCTGAGTGATGACGGTCGAACATCTCACGCTCTCCGACATCCTGAGAATTCACCAAGACCAGTTGGCCCGATATGGGGGATTGGACGGCGTTCGAGATCCCGGCCTTCTGGAGTCCAGCCTGGCCCAGCCCAGGGCAACTTTCGACGGACAGCCCCTGCATCCGAGCCTGACGGCTATGGCCGCGGCGTATCTCTTTCATCTCGTGAAGAACCATCCTTTTTTGGACGGAAACAAACGCACAGGGGCCGTCGCCGCCCGAGTCTTCCTCGGAATCAATGGTCACGTTTTCGAACCCCCGGCGTCGGAATACGAAGGAATCGTGAGAAAAGTTGCGGGGTGCTCCGCCCGTAAAGAAGAAATCGCGTCCTTTATCCAAAAATTCTGCCGGTCGAACCCGCCCCCCTCATCAGGGCCGGCATCTCGGCCGTAGGACCGGCCGGAAGAATGGACGTCAGGGGGGGCTGACGGCCCGCCCCTCGGAACTCGCCCCTGCCGGCCGCGCGGCCCCCTACGAAGGAGTCACCGGCGATCCTGCGGGCCGTCTCCCCGGACGACGCCGAGAGCGCCCGGGATCTCCTCCTCAAAGCCGACGAAGCGCTCTACGCCGCCAAGCGGGCCGGCAAGAACCGCGTGGTGCTTTACGAGCCGCCTCCCAAGGACGCGGCGGCTTCCGCTTCGGGGGCGTGACGCTTCCGCGTCGGCGGCTCTCTCCCCCGGCGCCGGAATCGCCCCATCGAGCCCCGGGTTCGTTATAATCTCCCCCGTGCAGGACGATCTGGCCTTCGGCG
Above is a window of Planctomycetota bacterium DNA encoding:
- a CDS encoding type II toxin-antitoxin system death-on-curing family toxin, which gives rise to MTVEHLTLSDILRIHQDQLARYGGLDGVRDPGLLESSLAQPRATFDGQPLHPSLTAMAAAYLFHLVKNHPFLDGNKRTGAVAARVFLGINGHVFEPPASEYEGIVRKVAGCSARKEEIASFIQKFCRSNPPPSSGPASRP